The genomic segment TAATCTCCTATGAAACCTAACCTAATCACATAGACTAGTTAAACGCAATTGACCGAGGACTTGACTTCATGGCATTTAAGGAAACTACAGTAAGCCTAGACaccaaaacaagaaactaaCACAATTAGTTTGGtttaattttcttcattgctttcCTTAAATCAAACTCACCATTGTGATCATCTCCAATGCTATCTCGAATTTGGATCTTCACGAAGGACTCAGTCGCTGTATGAACAATTTGAAACACCAACTTACTATTGACATTCAATTTTGGCTTCATACGTGATAGGAGGCCAAGCTTGTAtttcttgaaatatttttagCATAATCTGAATATATTCACCCATGCAAATATTCCAGAATCAATTATCCATGTCATCAAATAAATTAAAGCAATTAAAAAATCTTAATTAAAACCCATTTGTTTCTTCAAAAGAACGAAATAGTGCTAAATCTCTCAAGCACTAAACCCTTAGTGCAACAAAACTGAGGAATATGTCTAAGGGTTTAGTGCTTGAGAGCTTTAGCACTATTTCGTTCTTTTGAAGAAGCAAATggattttaattaaaattttttaattgctttaatttatttgttagaAATATGTTTTTGCGAGTGATCTACCAATTCTACCCCCAAAATTTGTAACCGGATTGTTAGATGGTTTGATTCACAACTGAGAGTTTATTTCTAGGATGTAAAAGCTTGGgtttttaaatgtgaaggaccaatttgcttcgttttaaatgtgagggaagaaaagaatatttttacgaaatgtgagggatgaaacacAGGTCATTTTCTCATTAAATTTTGCAATTGACTTTTTAAACATCTATTGTTGCATGAAAGACATGTTTTTGTATTGAAGAAAGTTTCTATCAAATTCCTATTGGGGTTTTTCTTGGTCATCATAATAGTGAGAGGCTGAGGGGATGTGAATTTAGCCCATGATCTTTGACTTGAATAAACTTCTCCAATAGTTACATACATGCATTCAGTACCTCTCTTTTTTGAATTCAACGTCTTCATACTCTTTTAGTATTATCAATATTCATGGCACTCCAATTATTGCCAATGTTGGTCCAtttccttttccaaaaaaaatggattatCATTAACAAAAAATGACTTACAAATAAAAACCTCCCCATGCACTGGCAGAAATCAGAGGTTAGGATTTGGGAGAGCAAGACTAATGAAGATGTAACTTAAGTAGACACTCCTAAATTTTTGTAAAGAACTTAGGAGGCAGAGTTCAACGTTTATAAAGGAAATAAGTAAAAAGTGTTAGTTCTTAAAGAAACATGCATGAAAGGATTTTTAAAATCACATATGTgaacattttaaaatattttagaaaatataaaagaatTTTAAATCTTGGGTGCCCTTACAATCGTCGCATGCCCTAATGGTCATTTTAGGCACAGGACAGCACTTTAAAAATTGGAGAAAGAGAAAATTGGGAAATATAATTGAGATAATGAATGGGATAAGGACATTGAAGCTGACCAAATAATGTCGAGTGCATGAATGGCGAACAAGGAATGTGTTTAGAGCTTGACTGAATGACCAAATGTCACTTTTGCCCCAAAATTTCCTCAGACAATAATAGATAGAAATTATTATCTTTTGCGCAGaaaataagggaaaaaaaaaaaatttgtctgTCGTGGTTTTCTATGTTTACTCTCTAATGTCGCTGTACAAGTGACTAACCTGTCCATTTGGGTAAATGAGTCATTATCGGAACTTTGAAGCACGGCAACGATTTTCTTCTCAAACGACAAATAGACTATCCACTAATTGAAAGACTATGTTCACATGGAAAAGGATAAatctattattttcttttttaaaaaaaaaaaaatactgcaaCATTAACGCTAGTCATTTACGGTTGTCGAGTTAGTTTTAATCTAGTAATTAAAGTTGAGATCCTAAAAATTAAAATCCTGAATTCTAATTCCCCGTTCCTCTCCCTCAACTTCTTAAATCTCATATCTTTcctattgaaaaaaattttaaaaaaaaggagttAAAATAAACAAGTCATTAGGCAATTATGCTGTGCTACACATGATGCATGagtatgaaaatgaaatgagtgCTATAGACGCTAGCTTTGGTGTCTGGCACCAAGACTTTTCGAAGGAAATGGCACCAAGACTTAGAATTAAACTTGTACTCTTACAACATTTTTGGCGTTTGCTTTAGACCCCAATGGCCCAGCGCTAGAGCACTTATTAGGTGTAGAAATATGTTGGCGGTAGTCGCCAGTCTATTTTGTCCTCTGGCTGCGCTTGTATTAAACCAATCAAACATATCCTGGCTAGAAAAGCACAAGTGCTGTTGTTTACAGCCTGGTGCGATCCTTGAGGGTAGATACAATGGTCCCATTATACATTGTGAGTGCAAAAATGACTAAGCATTTACTAGAGAAAGTTGCTATTTATTCTGAATTTAGAGAGTATACATGGTTAATTTTGAGACTCAGAAAAATTGCTCCAACAGTTAAGATTCACTACTATATGTAAGTTTCAATTAGTTGTTCTttagcttttcttcttttcttttttcagttgTTCTTTAGCTTCTCGTGCACTATTATATACAGGTGATCCTGGCACATTTGATGTGTGTGCACTTGCTAAGCTTTTGATTCTATTATTGAAGAAAATGAATGAGAATTAGTTTTAcgtaaaataaaattttttgggtCGGTTATGCATAAATAGTAGGAAGTTTTTTAGTGCAGTACTCTCTTTGGGTAGTAGCATTGTGCCTAGTGAAGTAAGGGTAAACATTGGTTAAAAAAACATTAAAAGTGACGCTCATTttttacaccaaaaaaaaaaaaaaaagggttgtgGAGCTTTCTGTGCAGTAAATATATTAGGCTacattttcttatcttttacacCTTGCTGGCTTTTGATTTTGATTACAACTCCAACATCATCACAAGGGAAGTTTTGACATTTTCAACCTGAAAAATTTAATGATTGTGGAAATGCATATGGTTAGGTGAAGCATGATGCTACCATTGTAGTTTCAGATTGACTTCACGCTTTCGGTCATAACATATTTTTAGACAGCCAAACTAATATAAGCGTGTTTAAGACTGATTCAATGCATGTCTCAATTAAACAAGGTTCGAAACCTCCtgcttacattaaaaaaaaatataaacaaaacttgtttcttcgttgtttgTATAAATTTGGAGAgtcccgtttggattgcattttccgtcatttttcatggaaaaattactgtagcgatttgatgtatgtgaggaaaaaagctaatagggaaatgtgttcacggaaaatgacaaaatttttcTATGGAAAACAGCAATCCAAGCAAGGCTTGATGGAGATGCTTGTTTGATTTCATCATTCTGGTGATTCATTTCGCAAAACTTTGATATCTATATAGTTGGATGAAGTATATAGTTAAAAATCAGATTGATTGGCGTTACACTTTTTCTGCGATGGAATGCCAATATTGTAAAGAAATCATTCCTTCTTTGTACAGGTTTGGAGaaagtattttttttgggttaagtTGGAAAGttgataaattcatcaaaaaattcatcTGATCACATTTACAAACAATATATAGCCATTGGATTATCTCAAACCAAATCCAATGAACCAAACCCAATGCCATGGCCCATGGAACATGCGTATATTGACCAAGCACCATTTAGCAATTTCGCTGACATTTAACTAGAAACGTGAGGAGACGAGTCACGGAAGCATTGAACTCGTAGATTGACCAAAGAGCCCGCGTTTCCCATTTTGGACTTCAAAAAGGCAAAACCCATTAAGATCTACATATATTGGCAACTAAATGATTCAGATTCGAATAgttggaataaaaaaaaaatttacctttgaagatttttttttttgatttttgtaagttatatttgagattgtgcGTATTTTTGGAGTTGTTATTGTAGACTCCACAGtcaaaaacagtttttttttttttaataaaaagaaTATTCATATGGAGTTGTTATTTAAATTTTCTAGATCAAAACAATTTTAGTGACTAGAACTAAGGCAATTTAATGATTCAGTGACCAACCAGGCggtggataactctttgtagaAGATACTTTTTGTGGAATTTAGTTCAAGAATTGAAACAACTAATTATAAGTGAAGCCCAGCTTCCAACTggacaaaattgaaatttattttGGCATTATAAGCGCTTGGATTGAATTTCCAATACAAATTTCACAACAGAACAGAGCAAAGCTgcctaaaaaaattttctatgagatttaacaaactcaaaaaaatcaaaatgcataaaaaatgagattttttatgaattttctgctgtattttttaattttctattatatattacttttttgaagttgttgtatttattttttacttaattaatagttattgaatctcaaggaaacaaaaaagaattaaaacatgatgtttatgtaggagaaaaaacaatataataaaaagtgggacagagagtggcacagggtatggaacagaagatccgttgcgattAAAAATGGCACGACAAAGTCTGAAGGATTTCTCCACCAAAAGAGATGATCACGTATGAATTTAAAACACTATCTTAAATAACTCAATTGGGTGCATAATTCCTGCTAAACATTAGATTTGCAAAGCATATTCCCTAATGATTACCCTCGCGATGATGATTGGATTAAAAACTGTTTCAAGACGGCGGTAGCCTGTGGAGAACTGCCCTCCTTCATGACTCCATGTGCAGCCTTGCTGTAGATAATGCAGTCGTACAGTTTCATGCAGATTTAATTATCTGGTAGTGCTCCCTCGTTAAGTTTAAGCAGAAAGTTTCCAGAGTTGCTTAAGGAGCAAAGTTGCCAACAGGAGGATTATCCGTATCAAAGCCTTAATGATTAATGAGTATTATCAACTAAAAGAAACATGCAGTACTGACATGCCATCAGATCAGTGATGTAGATTAAATCATGTTGGACGATTTCTGCTGATGAAATTtgttttttataaaaaaaattgtttgcgGAGTCTTTTGCGCATGATGGGTTTTTGAGAAAAAACTTTGTGGTATACAATTTGCTTGGATAATCTGCATCTCAAGCCAACTGTGACGCACAGGGCATGCAGATTGCCAAAAAAGGAACTGATTGGTTAACATATATCATGTCAAGTTTGGTACCAGAATGAGACACAGTGTTACATTCTACATCAATTAAagatggaaaagaagaaaaggaaagaaaagaaaaaaccccACATAAAGTGGTATAGTAATTCATCAAACAATGGCCACAATTTATTAGTGATTCTACACCAAAGATAGGGGTGAAAAGACGTGATAATTCATCAAATAGTGCACCCCAATTTATGCATGTACCTTTTACGAGAAAAAGGAGAAACTACATGCAGTGAAAGTTGAGGCCAGAATGAGGGCCATTGATGATTTGATGGTACTATAAACCTTTTGGGATCATTTTTCTGTTGTACATGAACAAAACATCAAGGAACATCGCTCATTTGACAGAACGATTTTTCTTGGGTTCACTACTCGTACATTTGATTCAAGAAAGAGGTGGATTTGATTTAGTAAAAGCAACCAGGCACCATTCCTGATTCCCCTCCCCAACCAAAAGAAatgtgttttttctttctttaagatATACTAAAGCAAATGGTAGGACAAAACATGGCCAGCTAGCAGAACATGTACGTGAAATGTCTGATATTATGTTGCTGTCTATCACATATTCACATATTCCTAAAGATAAGGCTTTTTCCACTGTCACTACACGTAAAATATAATCACAAGAAATCATTAGCATCTTCTATATGCAAAGCTTGCATCTTTAATCATTCTGTTAAAATGCTGCCTTAGCTGTAAAACCATTTTACTATTCTGTGCGGTTTGGGATTAGTGATTGAGCTTTTAGTTGCATGTTCTTTTCAGTCTATACCTAACAAAGGTTGTTTATGCTTAAAGCATAATCAATAGTGACAGCAACtcttttgcttccttttttCAAAATCTAACTATTACTGTACTACCATGTCTTGTAACAAGTCAAACCGATGAAGAATAAGCAGACCATAGTTAAGAATGCtataaatcagaaaaatttatCTGGTTTAGAACTAGAATGTTAACTAGGGCGAATTTCACAAGGTAATTTGTGCTACagtaagatatatatatatgttggcTTGGGACTCCATAAGCCTATATTCTGAGCTGACCAAAGTTTCCACCATATCAGCTGACAACTTCTTGCTATAGACAAACATATACTTACTCAAACACTCATTTTATATACTTACAAGTGGATACAGAGTATTCAACTACTAACTTTGCCCTTCATATAATAAACAAACCTCTTGATGAAACGATGCAAAGATGAGATAGGAAAAGGGAAGTTTTTTACTCCTCTTTCCCTTACCtcgaaaataataaaactaaaactggaaaaaaaaagaaagaaaacaaaaaaacaaaagcagGATTTGCTACTCCTAAATGCCTAGAAATAATCTAGCCCTACTCACCTGGCACTGGAATCTTTAGTTGGATATCTCCAGCTTTGCAAGCCAGGACTTTTCCTCACAAAATACAAATGACAGGACGGACTCGTTCACTAGACTACACACAGATACATTCATCTTCCCCCTTTCCCTCAAAAGGAGGTGATGGACACCGCCCCCCACAAAAATTTGGGTGTATACTGATGGACTCAATAACCAGGGGAAACAAAAGAACAAAGTTCAGGCAGACACTTCAACTTCCTGTCCACCAAGATTTCCAAAATGTAGACCATTGATACCAGGAGCCTCCTCTTCCACTGAAGGGACTTCCCATGACAGTTTCACTTATGACtgacccaaaatttttttggaatttCATACAGCTATCTCAATGATGACCAGAGGATCATCCTCTGCACTTCTTCTTCCATCGCAAGTCCATTGCTGCAACTGAACCGCAGAAATGCTGTCTGATATGCATTGACAAATTGGACAAAGAATACATCAGACAAATGTTTGTGTTCACCAACGTATCAATGAAAGAAGAtagtaaaatttaaaatgaCATGTATGGGCTAAAGGTGCAATATTACCAACCATCTTCTTTGGCATGATGTCGAAGTTCAATCTCATACTATAGCGCCATCACTGAAGTTTCTAGCTCGAAGCTCAACATTTCTCAAGTCTCGAAGATGTTGTAGTATTTCTTGAAGAAGATCCATTCCTTTGTCACCTTTCTTCAAGGAACTTATGCAATGTTTTAAGAACTCCCTATCTGCTTCAAGAGCTTGTAGCCTTTCATACAGATGATCCACCTCTTCCTCAATGGCCACGTTCTTGTCTTCCACTTCTAGATTTCTCATATCCAAATCATGCACCCCATTAGGATGATCAAAACCATTTAGATCTCCATTTAGTTCCACGTCTCCATTTTCATCACTGATTGCATCAAAAATAGGAAGAAGGCTCCTGCCTTTTATAGGGGTAATTCTTCTTTCATGGTGGTGTTTACCATTGATCATTTCCTTTGAGTATCCATTGACATGGCCATTTACTTCACCATCTACATGACCTTTTACTCCATTTTCTTCATGCAAATGTTCTAGAGGTCTAACATCCTCAAAGCGTTGttcatcttcatcatccaacgTCACAAGCTTTGCTTCTAAAACCTTTAGTTGCTCTAGAATGGACAGCCTCTCTTCCTCAAAATCAGCTAAAGATTCTTCCAGATTCAGAACTGCATCCACAGGAGTGTTGTGGTGATTACTGCACTCATGATGACTATAATAGCTATCGTCTTCCTTTGCTTCTTGATTCAGATCAATGGACAACTCATCACTATCCTCAGCATTGCTGCATGAGGTTGAGGAGAATCCACTTCTAGCGCTTCCATCCTTGCTTTTTCTTAACAGTCTCATCCTTTCTTTTGTCTCATATTCCATTACTTTCCTCCTGCATATCTCCAGTTCTTTCTCTAGCTCctgcttttccttttccctctttACCATAAGCTCGTTTAAAAGTTGCAAAGCTTCTTGATCATATTCAGATTGTTCTTCCATCATTCTTTGATACTGCAAAGCTTCCATTTGCATTTGTGCCTTTTCTTCCTGAAGTCTGTTTATCATTGCCATTGTCTGATTAGTAGCCACTGCAGAAgcacttctttcttcttctaatTCGGCATATAAAGCTTGTAAAGCTTTTCTTTCAGCTTTTAGTGCGGTCTTCAGGCGTTCACTTGTCATGACACCATCACCGCACTCAAATTCACTGATGACACTTCCATCTAAAGAATCTTCAGTTCCTGAATCCTTCTTTTCAAGTAGCAGCAGTTTCTTGTGCAAAGTATGCAAACTGTCAACAGAGGTCGGCGTATCAGGAACTTTATCTTCTTCAATCCCATTTAAATCTGGGCAAAATGATGATTGATTGCTCATTGTTAGCTCACTCAAATCAACTGACGAGGTGTGCAATTCTATTGTCCATGCCAGAGCTTCCTCAGTACCTAAATAAAATACAGTTTGTTTTGGATTTCATTAGCACCttgtcaaataaaaaaatacatGAACGAACAAAGAAATTAGCTGTCAAATAATGTAGGATATACTTTAATCAAAGCTTACCATGGTCAGAATCGACTTGCATAATTGCCAAACTTGAGGAAGGATCTTTGGGTGTACATTCGTAGGAACTAATAGTATCTTGAAGTTGAACATCGTCTGTTGCATCCAAATCAGGAATTTCAGTACCAATTGAGACCTCTGCATCAGTCTCATTAACTTGCACTTGAGAAACTTCTTCAAACGCTACATTTAAGGGCAAATAATTTCAATGAATGTGTATAGTTGAACCACACACAAAATACATGAAGTCATAGAAAGATGAAATTCACAGCACATTCAAGACTGTTAACATATTAGTAGTACCTGGAGGAAAATCAATGTGTTTGTCTTCCTCTTCTGCTGCTAGCATTGCGGGAAAATCATCCGTTTTTGGAGATGGAGTTGTAACTTCAAATTGTTCAAACACATCCCTTGGTGAATGAGATTCAACAGCTTGGAAAACCCAAGAATTTTCATCCTCTTCCATTTCCACAGATTCGAGTATAGCGTACTTGGGCTCCTCTTCACTTCTATAGCTAGACATTGCTGCCTCCGACCCCAATTCTCTGCACTTATTTTCCACAACCATTTCAATGTCATCCTTACAGTTCACCTCAGtctccaaatttgcttcttGAATATCATCATGAGTCTGATCCTCATCCTTATTTGTGTAAGTCATCTGATCTTCCTCAGTTGCTGAATCGATCATATCAACTGGAACT from the Coffea arabica cultivar ET-39 chromosome 11e, Coffea Arabica ET-39 HiFi, whole genome shotgun sequence genome contains:
- the LOC140021518 gene encoding myosin-binding protein 2-like codes for the protein MAANKFATMVHRNTNKISLILIYAVLEWTLIVLLLLNSLFSYLIIKFAEYVGLKPPCLWCSRVDHVFEPAKNKNMHRDLLCEAHAAEISQLGYCSNHQKLVQSQDMCEDCLSSRPEIRAKNLTLLPWMKEMGMVQRDGGDDDTVVLENAGEVNLKCFCCGVESDSNKYSSYILIKSSSWDVLEYSDEKTSLITEVKHEGHHLEEEGSDLLEKNRSDFNTDQCENGPAFGNKDENQMLSEFCDGFIIMEEEAENLSVSLPISELKETEEAVEKEEELIVKENEKITMKDKSVQVSLEEDASVKILPHHLEFFFDYTGNKLVPVDMIDSATEEDQMTYTNKDEDQTHDDIQEANLETEVNCKDDIEMVVENKCRELGSEAAMSSYRSEEEPKYAILESVEMEEDENSWVFQAVESHSPRDVFEQFEVTTPSPKTDDFPAMLAAEEEDKHIDFPPAFEEVSQVQVNETDAEVSIGTEIPDLDATDDVQLQDTISSYECTPKDPSSSLAIMQVDSDHGTEEALAWTIELHTSSVDLSELTMSNQSSFCPDLNGIEEDKVPDTPTSVDSLHTLHKKLLLLEKKDSGTEDSLDGSVISEFECGDGVMTSERLKTALKAERKALQALYAELEEERSASAVATNQTMAMINRLQEEKAQMQMEALQYQRMMEEQSEYDQEALQLLNELMVKREKEKQELEKELEICRRKVMEYETKERMRLLRKSKDGSARSGFSSTSCSNAEDSDELSIDLNQEAKEDDSYYSHHECSNHHNTPVDAVLNLEESLADFEEERLSILEQLKVLEAKLVTLDDEDEQRFEDVRPLEHLHEENGVKGHVDGEVNGHVNGYSKEMINGKHHHERRITPIKGRSLLPIFDAISDENGDVELNGDLNGFDHPNGVHDLDMRNLEVEDKNVAIEEEVDHLYERLQALEADREFLKHCISSLKKGDKGMDLLQEILQHLRDLRNVELRARNFSDGAIV